One Hevea brasiliensis isolate MT/VB/25A 57/8 chromosome 5, ASM3005281v1, whole genome shotgun sequence genomic region harbors:
- the LOC110667735 gene encoding mannan endo-1,4-beta-mannosidase 6, which produces MDTHKRIFWFNNILSLAFLLMFLVSPKSSNGFNVPAGNEQVELTVEEVDSHLPYSSASQGIYQVNDMEEDAWEMVGKKGIQFVVNDQPFYVNGFNTYWLMVFAADQSTRGKVTEVFQQASSVGLTVCRTWAFNDGQWRALQKSPGVYDEDVFKALDFVVSEARKYKIRLILSLANNWDAYGGKAQYVKWGKASGLNLTSDDDFFSHPTLRSYYKAHVKTVLNRVNTLTNITYKDDPTIFAWELMNEPRCTTDPSGDKLQSWIQEMAVYIKSMDAKHLVEIGLEGFYGPSAPERAKFNPNTYATQVGTDFIRNHQGLGVDFASVHIYADSWISQTISDAHIEFTKSWIEAHIEDAEKYLDMPVIFAEFGVSSKDPGYNSSFRDTMFSTVYKTLLNSTKKGGSGAGSLLWQLFPDGTDYMDDGYAIVLSKSPSTSNLISLHSTRIAIFNSMCSWKCKWGCKKKNALETFLFHDEL; this is translated from the exons ATGGATACCCACAAGAGAATATTTTGGTTTAATAACATTCTTTCACTGGCTTTTTTGCTTATGTTCCTTGTAAGTCCCAAGTCCAGTAATGGCTTTAATGTTCCAGCTGGGAATGAGCAAGTTGAACTGACAGTGGAGGAAGTGGACAGCCATTTACCATATTCTAGTGCCAGTCAAGG GATTTATCAGGTGAATGATATGGAAGAAGATGCATGGGAAATGGTGGGGAAGAAAGGGATCCAGTTTGTGGTCAATGACCAACCTTTCTATGTTAATGGCTTCAACACATACTGGCTGATGGTATTTGCTGCGGACCAATCTACCAGAGGAAAAGTCACTGAGGTTTTCCAGCAAGCATCTTCAGTGGGTCTTACAGTCTGCAGAACTTGGGCATTTAATGACGGCCAATGGCGTGCTCTTCAGAAATCTCCAGGTGTTTATGATGAAGATGTTTTTAAG GCCTTGGATTTTGTGGTGAGCGAAGCAAGAAAGTACAAGATCCGGCTCATTTTATCGTTAGCTAACAACTGGGATGCATATGGTGGCAAAGCACAATATGTTAAATGGGGAAAAGCTTCTGGACTTAATTTGACATCTGATGATGATTTCTTCTCTCATCCTACTCTCAGAAGCTACTACAAGGCTCATGTTAAG ACGGTGCTCAACAGAGTTAATACGCTCACAAACATAACTTACAAGGATGATCCAACAATATTTGCATGGGAATTGATGAACGAACCTCGATGCACCACAGATCCTTCTGGTGATAAATTGCAG TCATGGATACAAGAAATGGCAGTCTACATCAAAAGCATGGATGCAAAACATTTAGTGGAGATTGGATTGGAAGGATTTTATGGTCCCTCAGCTCCAGAGAGGGCTAAATTCAACCCTAACACTTACGCAACACAAGTTGGAACTGACTTTATAAGGAACCATCAGGGTCTTGGTGTTGATTTTGCATCTGTTCACATTTATGCAGACTCTTG GATTTCGCAAACGATTTCTGATGCTCATATTGAATTCACTAAATCATGGATAGAAGCCCACATTGAGGATGCTGAGAAATATCTAGATATGCCTGTCATATTTGCAGAGTTTGGTGTATCATCAAAAGACCCTGGTTACAATTCCTCATTCCGTGACACCATGTTCAGTACAGTGTACAAGACCCTTCTGAACTCCACAAAGAAAGGTGGAAGTGGGGCTGGAAGCCTTCTGTGGCAGCTGTTCCCTGACGGGACAGATTACATGGATGATGGGTATGCAATTGTTCTATCAAAATctccttcaacatcaaacctcatttCCCTGCATTCCACACGAATTGCAATCTTCAATTCCATGTGTTCTTGGAAATGCAAATGGGGCTGCAAGAAGAAGAATGCCTTGGAGACATTCCTTTTCCATGATGAGTTGTAA